A single genomic interval of Primulina huaijiensis isolate GDHJ02 chromosome 7, ASM1229523v2, whole genome shotgun sequence harbors:
- the LOC140980945 gene encoding ABC transporter B family member 21-like has protein sequence MAAEEEALASRGQNLEDESSSGGHGTVSFYKLFSFSDAWDKLLIVVGTIAAIGHGLNPALMALLFGELADAFGGNQSGKILPVVSKVSLKLVYVALGCGVAAFLQVACWMITGDRQAARIRTLYLKTILQQDIAFFDKEVHTGEVIGRMSGDTVLIQEAMGEKVGKFIQLMSTFFGGFVIAFSKQWLLTLVMLSSIPPLMISGGVMSHMVAKMASRAQNAYASAAVVVEQTIGAIRMVASYTGEKQAVSDYSNSLEKAYKSGVHEGLATGLGLGSVMFMMFCSYALAVWYGGKIILEKGYNGGDIFTAIVAVLMGSMSLGQASPCIAAFAAGRAAAFKMFEIIDRKPEIDPFDDTGMIFGDIRGNIELKDVYFSYPARPTEEIFRGFSLSIPYGTTAALVGQSGSGKSTVISLIERFYDPSDGEVLIDGINIKEFQLKWLRSKIGLVSQEPVLFMGSIKDNIAYGKDGATNEEIRAAAELANAAKFIDKLPQGLDSMVGEHGAQLSGGQKQRIAIARAILKDPRILLLDEATSALDAESERIVQEALDRIMINRTTVIVAHRLTTVRNANIIAVIHKGKMIEKGTHSELLEDPEGAYSQLIRLQEAHKDAEVVDEQDKASLSMEYYGRQPSQRASLLRLMSRRSSRLRSISSRHSMSITFDLSRGLSVSRTEIDDFELACYDEMNKHPKVPISRLVALNKPELPMLIVGSLSAILNGAIVPFFGILLSYVIKSYYEPPHKLRQDSRFWALMFVVLGAVSLVAYPLRTFFFGLAGCRLIRRIRLMCFEKVVNMEVAWFDEPENSSGVIGARLSADAATIRAIVGDALAQLVQDLSSAAVGLVIAFIANWQLALIVVGIVPLIGLNGYVQLKFMMGFSADAKLMYEEASQVANDAVGTIRTVASYCAEEKVIEIYRQKCEGPVRMGIKRGLMSGIGFGLSLGLVFASYALAFYAGARLVDAGKTTFSDVFRVFFALNMAAVAISQSSTFAPDSSKATNATASIFAILDRKSNIDPSDGSGTMLENLKGEIELKHISFKYPTRPDFRIFRDLSLKIHSGKTVALVGESGSGKSTVISLLQRFYDPHSGVITIDGVDIQKFQLKWLRQQMGLVSQEPILFNETIRANIAYGKGGNATESEIIAAAELANAHKFISGLQQGYDTMVGERGAQLSGGQKQRIAIARAMIKNPKIVLLDEATSALDAESERVVQDALDRVMVNRTTVVVAHRLSTIKGADIIAVVKNGVIVEKGKHDNLIKISDGFYASLVALHTSDSS, from the exons ATGGCAGCAGAGGAAGAGGCTTTGGCATCGAGAGGCCAAAATCTTGAAGATGAAAGCAGTTCAGGAGGGCATGGGACCGTTTCATTTTACAAGCTTTTCAGCTTTTCTGATGCTTGGGATAAATTACTGATAGTAGTTGGCACTATTGCTGCCATCGGGCATGGACTAAACCCGGCCCTTATGGCATTGCTCTTTGGCGAATTGGCCGATGCATTCGGTGGCAACCAATCTGGTAAAATACTTCCGGTTGTTAGCAAG GTATCGCTGAAGCTAGTGTATGTGGCTTTGGGGTGCGGTGTTGCTGCATTCCTCC AGGTGGCATGTTGGATGATCACTGGAGACAGACAGGCTGCACGAATTAGAACTCTTTATCTAAAAACTATTTTGCAGCAGGATATTGCTTTCTTTGATAAAGAAGTACATACTGGGGAAGTTATTGGAAGAATGTCCGGCGACACGGTTCTTATTCAAGAAGCCATGGGGGAAAAG GTAGGGAAGTTTATACAATTAATGTCGACATTTTTTGGAGGCTTTGTCATTGCCTTCAGTAAACAGTGGCTCCTTACACTTGTCATGTTATCATCTATTCCTCCACTCATGATATCTGGTGGAGTTATGTCACATATGGTAGCCAAGATGGCGTCCCGTGCTCAAAATGCGTATGCTAGTGCAGCTGTCGTGGTTGAACAAACAATTGGCGCAATTCGAATG GTTGCCTCCTATACCGGGGAGAAGCAAGCCGTGTCTGACTATAGCAATTCCCTGGAAAAGGCATACAAATCAGGTGTGCATGAAGGGCTGGCCACCGGACTAGGTCTTGGATCCGTAATGTTTATGATGTTCTGCAGTTACGCTTTAGCTGTTTGGTATGGTGGAAAGATAATCCTGGAAAAGGGTTACAACGGAGGTGACATCTTTACTGCAATTGTCGCAGTATTAATGGGTTCTAT GTCTCTAGGACAAGCATCCCCATGCATTGCCGCATTTGCAGCGGGACGAGCTGCGGCATTCAAGATGTTTGAAATTATAGACAGAAAACCGGAGATAGATCCATTTGATGATACGGGAATGATATTTGGTGACATTCGAGGAAATATAGAATTGAAAGATGTTTATTTTAGCTATCCAGCCAGACCCACTGAGGAAATATTCCGAGGTTTCTCTCTATCTATCCCTTACGGAACAACGGCAGCATTAGTTGGGCAGAGTGGTAGCGGCAAGTCAACTGTGATTAGCTTGATTGAAAGATTTTATGATCCAAGTGATGGTGAAGTTCTAATAGATGGAATCAATATTAAAGAATTCCAGCTCAAGTGGTTGAGATCGAAAATTGGTCTCGTCAGTCAAGAACCTGTACTCTTCATGGGTAGCATCAAAGATAATATTGCCTATGGAAAAGACGGTGCAACTAACGAAGAAATTCGAGCAGCCGCTGAACTAGCAAATGCGGCTAAGTTTATCGATAAACTTCCCCAG GGCTTAGATTCTATGGTTGGTGAGCATGGGGCTCAGCTCTCTGGAGGACAAAAACAAAGAATAGCTATAGCCAGAGCAATTCTAAAAGATccaagaatattacttttagaCGAGGCAACAAGTGCACTGGATGCAGAATCAGAGAGAATTGTTCAAGAAGCTCTTGACAGGATTATGATCAATAGAACAACTGTCATCGTTGCACATCGTTTGACCACAGTTAGAAATGCTAACATTATTGCTGTCATTCACAAAGGAAAGATGATTGAAAAAG GTACACATTCTGAACTATTAGAAGATCCTGAAGGAGCATATTCTCAGCTCATCCGCTTGCAAGAAGCACACAAGGATGCAGAGGTAGTTGACGAACAAGACAAAGCAAGTTTAAGTATGGAATATTATGGTAGGCAACCGAGTCAGAGAGCGTCACTTCTCCGTTTAATGAGTCGGAGATCTTCCAGGCTAAGAAGTATCAGTAGTCGTCACTCAATGTCAATTACATTTGATCTGTCCAGGGGACTTAGTGTTTCCAGAACTGAAATAGATGATTTTGAGCTAGCCTGTTACGATGAAATGAACAAGCATCCAAAAGTTCCAATTAGCCGATTGGTGGCTCTTAACAAGCCTGAGTTGCCAATGTTAATTGTGGGATCTCTTTCAGCCATACTCAACGGGGCAATAGTTCCCTTTTTTGGCATACTGCTTTCGTATGTTATTAAATCATACTATGAACCGCCACATAAGTTACGACAGGATTCAAGGTTTTGGGCACTCATGTTTGTGGTTCTTGGAGCAGTGTCATTAGTTGCATATCCACTGAGGACGTTTTTCTTTGGGCTGGCTGGTTGTCGATTGATAAGGAGAATCAGGCTTATGTGTTTTGAAAAGGTTGTCAACATGGAAGTTGCGTGGTTTGATGAACCTGAAAACTCAAGTGGCGTGATCGGTGCGAGGCTCTCTGCTGATGCTGCTACAATTCGTGCTATAGTAGGTGATGCACTTGCACAGTTGGTTCAGGATCTATCCTCAGCTGCAGTGGGATTGGTTATAGCTTTCATAGCAAACTGGCAGCTGGCACTTATAGTCGTTGGAATAGTACCTCTCATTGGTTTAAATGGATATGTGCAGCTCAAATTCATGATGGGGTTTAGTGCAGATGCAAAG TTGATGTATGAAGAAGCAAGTCAAGTGGCCAATGATGCTGTGGGAACTATAAGAACAGTTGCTTCATATTGCGCAGAAGAAAAGGTGATTGAGATATACAGGCAAAAATGTGAAGGCCCAGTAAGGATGGGGATAAAACGAGGATTAATGAGTGGAATTGGCTTTGGCCTATCTTTAGGTTTGGTATTTGCTTCCTACGCTTTGGCTTTCTATGCTGGAGCTCGGCTCGTTGATGCTGGAAAAACAACATTCTCCGATGTGTTTCGT GTTTTCTTTGCTCTAAACATGGCAGCGGTTGCAATATCCCAGTCAAGTACATTTGCCCCCGATTCAAGCAAGGCTACGAATGCTACCGCTTCTATATTTGCCATTCTTGACAGAAAATCAAACATTGATCCAAGTGATGGATCTGGCACAATGCTGGAAAATCTCAAGGGAGAAATTGAATTAAAACATATCAGTTTCAAGTATCCAACCAGAcctgattttagaatttttcgAGATCTATCACTGAAAATACACAGCGGCAAG ACGGTGGCTCTTGTTGGAGAGAGTGGAAGTGGGAAGTCTACCGTGATTTCTTTATTGCAAAGATTTTATGATCCCCATTCAGGCGTGATCACAATTGATGGAGTCGACATTCAGAAGTTCCAGCTGAAATGGCTAAGACAGCAGATGGGACTGGTAAGCCAAGAGCCGATCTTGTTCAATGAAACAATTCGAGCCAACATCGCATACGGCAAGGGAGGAAATGCGACGGAGTCAGAAATTATAGCTGCGGCTGAGCTAGCAAATGCCCATAAATTCATCAGTGGATTGCAGCAG GGTTATGATACAATGGTGGGAGAACGGGGAGCCCAATTGTCAGGTGGACAAAAGCAACGGATCGCCATAGCTCGTGCCATGATAAAAAATCCCAAGATAGTACTATTGGACGAGGCTACAAGTGCACTGGATGCGGAATCCGAAAGGGTTGTTCAAGATGCTCTCGATAGAGTGATGGTGAACAGAACTACGGTGGTCGTGGCTCATAGATTATCAACCATCAAAGGAGCAGACATTATTGCTGTTGTTAAAAACGGAGTAATAGTAGAGAAAGGAAAGCACGATAACCTCATCAAGATCAGTGATGGTTTCTATGCGTCGCTGGTGGCGCTACATACTAGTGATTCATCTTAG